The sequence TGGCGCGTCGTCGGCGTGAAGGTGCTGCGCAGCGCCGTGTCGGGGCCGAGCGTCACCACGGTGGCGTCCGCCAGGGTGATGCGGCGCAGCTCCCCCGTCGAGGTGGCGTAGTCCGCCCGCAGATGGATCCACAGCGCCGGACCGAAGGCGGCGCCCGCGCCCGCCGTGGCAAGGGCCGCCAGTCCGCCCAGCATGACGGTTCGGCGCGAGCCGCCCCTGCCCGGTCTTTCGCCGCCACGGCCGCCCTGAAGAACTTTGCCGGCCATGCCGTGCAGTTCGGCGGCTTCCGCCCAGGCCGCCTCATGCGAGGCCCCCCGCGCCCGCCACCCCGCGACGAGATCGCGCGTGACCGGGTTGGCGGGATCGTTCTGCAGGCGAATGATCAGGTCGAGCGCTTCCTCGAACAGCTTGTCGTCGCTCGATGCATCTTCGGTCATGGCGTGCTCATCCGCTGACGGCCCTGCGGGCGAACCCTCCTTGCCCTACATCATTTAAGACGGATGGGTCGGGTGAATTTTCACCCGTGGCGTGGCGGCGCGTCCTCTTTCAGGCGCAGGCGCAGGTGAAGATAGGCCTGCCGGATCAGCGACCAGGTGCGCGACACGGAAAGGCCGAGTTCGGCCGCGATCTGCTGCATGGTGCGCTCGCCGAGGCGGTGCATCTCGAAAGCCCGCCGCGTCGGCTCCGGCAGGTCCAGCAGCGCGCGGGCGACGATCGCCAGCCTCTGCCGGTCATAGAGGATGGTCTCGGGCGAGGGGGCGAAGGCGGGGATGTCGTTGAGATCGTCCGTGGCAAGATCGACGAACTCCATGAGCCGCTCGTGCCGGTAAAAATCCACCGACAGATTGCGCGCGACCTGATGCAGATAGGCCCTCGGATGGTCGGCATGGCGGGCCGGTGTCGTCAGCAGCCGGACAAACGTGTCCTGGGTGAGGTCCGCAGCGGCCTCGGCGCTGTGTCCGCGCCGCCGCAGGAACCGGTTGATCTCACGCGCGTGCCGCAGGAAAAGGCGGTGGAGATCCCAGCTCATTACCTCCTCCATCAATGGGTGCGCCCGCCACCGTGCACGGCGACGGGCCGACAGGGCCGGGGCGGAACCGAAGGGCCTCATGGGTGCGGCGGGTGACGTCGACCCATGCTGCGGACGGCTGCTTCCGTGCCGAGAACATGGAAATAGCCCTTACCGACTCTCTAAATCTCTTGCAATCTCAATAGCTTAAAGTCATTCTAGACGGCGCGGCCCTTGTGTGGTCGGCAGCAAGGGGACACGCGGAAAAAGCGCGGTCGCAGAGGATGATAGTGCCGTCCGGGCGGTGGCGGCGGCTCACGGGCGCGCCGTGCCGGCCGGGAATTTTCCAAGGAGAAGTGTCACCCAAAGGCAACAATCGCCGGGGCCAGGTGGCTTTTCCTTAGCGGCCGGGCGCCCAGCGGGGTGGCGCCGCCATCCGTTGGGTCAGGTGTGCGTTGTCGGAACATTCGGCACAGACCGCGGCGTAGATTGGCGGAGCGCGAGCTTCGCCTGACACAGGCAACCCCGTTGCTGCATATCGGTACTACAGAAACGAAGCCGGCGCCCACAGAAAACGTAGATAAATCAATATGTTCTGGGGCCGTGCGGCGAGTTCAATCCTCTCTCGCAGCACCAGTTCCTGCTCCTTCACACCACAGAATATCAGGTGATACGAGACCCGCTGGTGAGGCAATCCGCGGGTCTGGGCGCGTGGCGGGCGTGCGGCGGCGGGGCGCGCCTTTGGCCGCGGGCACGGCAAGGCACTCCCCGGCGGGGGCGCCGGGGAGTGGTGTGCGCAAACGCTCCGTGTAAATGCGGCGCCGGCCCTGTGCCTCGGGTTCAACCCGGCGCGCCTTGCCGCGCCGCCGCGCCCGGGCGGTCTCCGGCTCAGGCGTTGAAGCCGCCGTCGACGGTGAGGGCGGTGCCGCTGATCTGCCGGGCGGCAGGGCTGGCGAGGAACGCCACCGCCGCGGCGACATCGGCCGGGGTGCCGTAGCGCCCCAGGGCGGTGAGCGCGCGCATGCCGTCCGCCTGTTCGCCATCGGCCGGGTTCATGTCGGTATCGGTGGCGCCGGGCTGCACGACATTGACGGTAATGTCCGCCGGGCCGAGTTCGCGGGCGAGGCCGCGGGTGAAGGACAGCAGCGCCGATTTGGTCATGGAATAGACCGTGACGCCGCCGAACGGCACGCGCTCGCCGAGACAGGAGCCGATGGAGATGATCCGCCCGCCGGCCTTCAGATGCGGGATCGCCGCCTGCGAAGCCAGCACCACCGCGCGCACATTGACGTTCAACTGCGCGTCGATGTCGGCGAGGCTCATCTCCGCCACCGGCCCCTGACGGGCGATGCCGGCATTGTTGACGAGAATGTCGAGACCGCCGAGTCCCGCCACCGCCTCCTCGACGGAGCGCTTGACGGCGGCCGGGTCGCTGCTGTCGGCCTGGATGGCGAGGCCCCGCTGGCCTAGGGCCTCGATGGAGTGGACAAGATCGCCCGCCCGTTCCGCCGAGCGCTCATAGGTGAGGGCGACATCGGCGCCCTTTTCCGCCAGCGCCCGGGCGATCGCCGCGCCGATGCCGCGCGAGCCGCCCGTCACCAGGGCGCGCTTTCCGGCCAGTTCATTCGTTCCAGCATGTTCATTCATGGCCAAACCATTTATATAGTGATTGATACATAAATGGCTAGGACGGTTGATCGGCGCGGTCAAGCCTTTATATATCGAGCGATGCAGAATTCGGACGAGACCTGCCGCAAGGGCGCGGCCCCCCCGTCCCGCCATCGCGGCCGGCCGCGCGCCTTCGACCGGGAGGCGGCTCTGGCGCAGGCGATGCGGCTGTTCTGGACCAGGGGTTATGAGGCGACCTCGATCGCCGATCTCACCGCCGCCATGGGCATTGGCGCGCCAAGCCTCTATGCCGCCTTCGGCTCCAAGGAGGCATTGTATGTCGAGGCACTGGAGCATTATACGCGCAGCTATGAATGCCTCGCCTGGGCCGGCTTCCGGGCGGCAGCAACGGCGCGGGAGGCGATCGCCGCGCTGCTGTTCGATTCGGCGGCGTCGCTGACCGGTTGTGTCGCCGACATTCCCCATGGCTGCATGGTGACGCTGGCCAGCGTCGACTGCGAGGAACATCGCGCGCTCGGCGATCACCTGCGCCTGTCACGCGCCGGCGGGCTGGAACAACTGACAGCGCGGCTGGCGCGCGGCGTCGCCGAGGGCGATCTCCCTGCCGGGCTCGATTGTCAGGCGCTCGCCCGTTTCCTTCAGGCCGTGCAGGCCGGCATGTCGCTGCTCGCCCGCGACGGCGTCGGGCGGGCGGAGCTTGAGGCGGTGGCCGAACTGGCGCTGCAGGGTGTCGATGCCCGCCTGGCGGCGGCCGCATCCGGCGGCCGTGCTCCCTTCTCCCCGCGTCCATAAGCCGGCTCACGGTCGACAGCGCGGCCGCGCGGCGGCACAAAGCGTCCCGGGCGATGCAACGAAAGGCCCCCGCGGCGCTTATCCCTATCGGAGTAGGTTGCGTCGGACGATCGCACCTCTCCCCGGGCGTTGCCGCCCCAACCAAAGGAGACCGAGAACCGCATGTGTGGAATTGCCGGAGACGTTCGCTTTGATGGCTCGTTCGCGGATGCGCGCGCCATCTCGTCGATGATGGATGTGCTCGCCCCGCGCGGACCCGACGGGGCCGGGCTGGAGGCGCGCGGGCGCATTGCTTTCGGTCACCGGCGCCTGCGCATCATCGACCTCTCCGACAAGGCCGCGCAGCCCATGGTCGATCCCGAACTCGGGCTGACCCTGACCTTCAATGGCTGCATCTACAATTACCCCGAGCTGCGCGCCGCGCTGGAAGCCAAGGGCTACCGCTTCTTTTCCCAGGGCGACACCGAGGTGATCCTCAAGGCCTATCACGCCTGGGGCGAGGCCTGCGTCGAGCGTTTCCACGGCATGTTCGCCTTCGCCATCGCCGAGCGCGACAGTGGCGCGGTGGTGCTGGCGCGGGACCGCTTCGGCATCAAGCCGCTCTACTACACCGAAGGAAACAAGCGCCTGCGCTTCGCCTCCAGCCTGCCGGCGTTGCTGGCCGCGGGCGATGTCGACACCACGATCGACCGCGAGGCGCTGCACAATTACATGAGCTTCCACGCGGTGGTGCCGCCGCCGCGCACCATTCTGCAGGGTGTGCGCAAGCTCCCTCCCGCCACGGTCCGGCGCTACGCCCCCGACGGGTCCTTCACCGAGCGCGTCTACTGGCAACCTCCCTATGAGCGTCGCCCCGAGGATGCCGGGCTGACCGCCGAGGATTGGCGCGACCGGGTGCTGGACGCGCTGCGCACTGCCGTGCGCCGGCGCATGGTGGCCGACGTGCCGGTCGGCGTGCTGCTGTCCGGCGGGGTGGATTCTTCCATCATTGTCGGCCTGCTGGCGCAGGAAGGCCAGCGCGACCTCGCCACCTATTCCATCGGCTTCGAGGAGGCCAATGGCGAGAAGGGCGACGAGTTCGTCTATTCCGACCTCATCGCCAAGACCTTCGAAACCAACCACCACAAGATCTTCGTGCCGTCGGCCGATCTCATGGGCGCCCTGCCCGACACGATCCGCGCCATGTCCGAGCCGATGGTGTCCTACGACAATATCGGCTTCTACCTGCTCTCGCGCGAAGTCTCCAAGTCGATCAAGGTGGTGCAGTCGGGGCAGGGTGCGGACGAAGTATTTGCCGGCTATCACTGGTATCCGCCGCTCGCCGACAGCAATGACGTGGTGGGCGACTATGCGCGCGGCTTCTTCGACCGCGATCATGCGACGCTGGCCCGCCAGTTGAATCCGGAATGGATGGCGGGCCGCGATGTCAGCCGCGATCTCGTCGCGGCGCATCTGCTGGCGGAGGGGGCGGCCACGCCGGTGGACCGGGCCTTGCGGCTGGATTCGCAGGTGATGCTGGTCGACGATCCGGTGAAGCGGGTCGACAACATGACCATGGCCTGGGGGCTGGAAGCGCGCGTGCCCTTCCTCGACCACGAACTGGTCGAACTCGCCGCCACCATCCCGCCGGAATACAAGCTGGCGCAGGGCGGCAAGGGCGTGCTGAAGGAAGCCGCCCGCCTCGTCGTGCCGCATGAGGTGATCGACCGGCCGAAGGGCTATTTCCCGGTGCCGCAGCTCAAATACATCTCCGGCCCCTATCTGGAGATGGTGCGCGACGTGCTCGGCGCGCAGGCGGCGCGCGAGCGCGGCCTGTTCCGGCAGGACTATCTCGACACGCTGTTCGCCGATCCGGTGACGCATATCACGCCGCTGCGCGGTTCCGAACTCTGGCAGGTGGCGCTGCTGGAAATGTGGCTGCAGTCGCACGGCGTCTGAGCGGGAGGAGAGCAGCGTGACACCCAATTGTGCCCTCGATGTCGGCTGGGGCCGGCTGATCTTCGGCCAGACCTTCGACAGCCTGCCCGACCTCGTGGAAACACTGCGCGAGGAAGGGCCGGACCGGCGCGACATCGCCGTCTATATCGAGGAGCCGCATGTGCTCCTCTCGCATGCGCCGCAGGAGGTGTTCCTCGATCCCTCGCACACGTTCCGGCTCGATCTCGCCAC is a genomic window of Ancylobacter sp. IITR112 containing:
- a CDS encoding RNA polymerase sigma factor, with the translated sequence MSWDLHRLFLRHAREINRFLRRRGHSAEAAADLTQDTFVRLLTTPARHADHPRAYLHQVARNLSVDFYRHERLMEFVDLATDDLNDIPAFAPSPETILYDRQRLAIVARALLDLPEPTRRAFEMHRLGERTMQQIAAELGLSVSRTWSLIRQAYLHLRLRLKEDAPPRHG
- a CDS encoding SDR family NAD(P)-dependent oxidoreductase produces the protein MNEHAGTNELAGKRALVTGGSRGIGAAIARALAEKGADVALTYERSAERAGDLVHSIEALGQRGLAIQADSSDPAAVKRSVEEAVAGLGGLDILVNNAGIARQGPVAEMSLADIDAQLNVNVRAVVLASQAAIPHLKAGGRIISIGSCLGERVPFGGVTVYSMTKSALLSFTRGLARELGPADITVNVVQPGATDTDMNPADGEQADGMRALTALGRYGTPADVAAAVAFLASPAARQISGTALTVDGGFNA
- a CDS encoding TetR/AcrR family transcriptional regulator — translated: MQNSDETCRKGAAPPSRHRGRPRAFDREAALAQAMRLFWTRGYEATSIADLTAAMGIGAPSLYAAFGSKEALYVEALEHYTRSYECLAWAGFRAAATAREAIAALLFDSAASLTGCVADIPHGCMVTLASVDCEEHRALGDHLRLSRAGGLEQLTARLARGVAEGDLPAGLDCQALARFLQAVQAGMSLLARDGVGRAELEAVAELALQGVDARLAAAASGGRAPFSPRP
- a CDS encoding N-acetylglutaminylglutamine amidotransferase; this translates as MCGIAGDVRFDGSFADARAISSMMDVLAPRGPDGAGLEARGRIAFGHRRLRIIDLSDKAAQPMVDPELGLTLTFNGCIYNYPELRAALEAKGYRFFSQGDTEVILKAYHAWGEACVERFHGMFAFAIAERDSGAVVLARDRFGIKPLYYTEGNKRLRFASSLPALLAAGDVDTTIDREALHNYMSFHAVVPPPRTILQGVRKLPPATVRRYAPDGSFTERVYWQPPYERRPEDAGLTAEDWRDRVLDALRTAVRRRMVADVPVGVLLSGGVDSSIIVGLLAQEGQRDLATYSIGFEEANGEKGDEFVYSDLIAKTFETNHHKIFVPSADLMGALPDTIRAMSEPMVSYDNIGFYLLSREVSKSIKVVQSGQGADEVFAGYHWYPPLADSNDVVGDYARGFFDRDHATLARQLNPEWMAGRDVSRDLVAAHLLAEGAATPVDRALRLDSQVMLVDDPVKRVDNMTMAWGLEARVPFLDHELVELAATIPPEYKLAQGGKGVLKEAARLVVPHEVIDRPKGYFPVPQLKYISGPYLEMVRDVLGAQAARERGLFRQDYLDTLFADPVTHITPLRGSELWQVALLEMWLQSHGV